The following proteins are co-located in the Spirosoma montaniterrae genome:
- a CDS encoding FecR family protein has protein sequence MQAWAYYSTADEFLADETFRDWVRSGAFMQPDHPFTHWLNEHPALLIPARQGAEFLAATALHEQPVADTDVQQLIANTWHTIRERETDPIGADPKLISLWHRTFTHWRVAAAITVVGGLVSWLLLINSERAGSADNTIGFLQKESENKSVQRGPTERGPAWIKEANRTAADQLISLSDGSVVYLRPNSSLRHPVSFAADRREVELVGEAFFEVAKNPNQPFFVRTQTLTTRVVGTSFLVRALDQQASVQVRTGRVVVYANQTLTAPSPRIVTLQANQQVTVRPADETLQPETVQQPSALARKLNQQSFSFNDAPITTVLDQVAQTYGIRIDYDAVRFANCRVTTTLGDEPLTEKLSVLAEVIGPDARYEVDGNRIRFSGRGCP, from the coding sequence ATGCAAGCCTGGGCCTACTATTCAACCGCCGACGAGTTTCTGGCCGACGAGACATTTCGGGACTGGGTCCGGTCTGGCGCGTTTATGCAGCCGGACCATCCATTCACTCACTGGCTGAATGAACACCCCGCTTTGCTGATACCCGCCCGGCAGGGGGCTGAATTTCTGGCTGCAACTGCCCTCCACGAGCAGCCCGTTGCGGACACCGACGTACAGCAACTTATTGCGAACACCTGGCATACCATCCGCGAACGCGAAACAGACCCTATTGGGGCAGACCCCAAACTGATTTCGCTCTGGCATCGAACATTTACCCACTGGCGGGTGGCGGCTGCTATTACAGTAGTCGGTGGGCTGGTGAGTTGGCTCCTGCTAATAAACTCTGAAAGAGCTGGTTCTGCTGACAACACAATTGGCTTCTTACAAAAAGAATCGGAAAACAAGAGTGTTCAACGCGGCCCGACCGAACGCGGCCCGGCCTGGATAAAGGAGGCCAACCGAACGGCAGCCGATCAGCTTATCAGTCTTTCGGATGGCAGTGTGGTTTATCTACGGCCCAACAGCAGTCTGCGGCATCCGGTCAGTTTTGCGGCTGACCGCCGGGAGGTGGAACTCGTGGGCGAAGCGTTTTTTGAGGTCGCTAAAAACCCCAACCAACCCTTTTTCGTCCGTACCCAAACCTTGACCACCCGCGTAGTGGGCACCAGCTTTCTGGTGCGTGCGCTGGACCAACAGGCTTCTGTTCAGGTACGAACAGGACGTGTAGTGGTGTATGCCAACCAGACTCTGACCGCCCCCAGTCCACGTATCGTTACGCTTCAGGCTAACCAGCAGGTGACAGTTCGCCCTGCCGACGAGACCCTGCAACCCGAAACGGTGCAACAACCTTCGGCCCTTGCCCGGAAATTAAACCAGCAGTCGTTTTCGTTCAACGATGCTCCGATCACGACTGTACTGGATCAGGTGGCTCAAACCTATGGCATACGCATTGACTATGATGCTGTTCGCTTTGCCAACTGCCGTGTAACAACCACACTGGGCGACGAGCCATTGACCGAAAAACTCTCGGTGCTGGCCGAAGTGATTGGTCCCGATGCCCGCTACGAGGTGGATGGCAACCGAATCCGGTTTAGTGGACGCGGTTGCCCATGA
- a CDS encoding RNA polymerase sigma factor, whose amino-acid sequence MPKLIRYSATDDELWQWVREDEESAFTRLMQRYTGQLINYGRKWSLDDELVKDSVQDVFIELWHQRHRTQPIESIQAYLLASVRHRIGRLAQRNAKFGKSLDERMTNEFTLVFSAEQQWIADEESRYRIDQLNRYINQLPARQREVIYLKFHQNLTQSQIAEVMGLQYQSVSNLLQRTLASLRNNLSAELFSCLFGLVASGIAPAS is encoded by the coding sequence ATGCCCAAACTGATACGTTATTCTGCTACGGACGATGAACTCTGGCAATGGGTTCGCGAGGATGAGGAGTCAGCCTTTACACGGCTCATGCAACGGTACACCGGGCAACTTATCAATTACGGGCGGAAGTGGTCGTTGGATGACGAATTGGTAAAAGACAGTGTGCAGGATGTTTTTATAGAGCTATGGCACCAACGACACCGAACACAACCAATCGAATCTATACAGGCTTACCTACTGGCATCTGTGCGGCACCGGATTGGGCGATTGGCACAACGAAATGCCAAATTTGGTAAATCGCTGGATGAGCGAATGACCAACGAGTTTACGCTTGTTTTTTCGGCTGAACAGCAGTGGATTGCTGATGAAGAAAGCCGATACCGCATCGACCAGCTAAACCGATACATCAATCAGCTACCGGCCCGGCAGCGGGAGGTGATTTATCTTAAATTCCACCAGAATCTTACCCAAAGCCAGATTGCCGAGGTAATGGGCCTTCAGTATCAGTCGGTATCGAACCTGCTCCAGCGGACGTTAGCCTCGCTTCGCAACAACCTTTCTGCCGAACTGTTCAGTTGTCTCTTCGGCTTAGTGGCGTCAGGTATTGCCCCTGCGTCATAA
- the rpsB gene encoding 30S ribosomal protein S2, translating to MAQIEYKDLLDAGVHFGHLTRKWDPRMAPYIFMEKNGIHIIDLNKTVAALDEACNAIKGIVRSGRKVMFVATKKQAQEIVSEEARRLKMPYVTDRWQGGMLTNFATIRKSLKKMQTLDKMLKDEETVKSIAKRERLTRSREKEKLERVLGGIADLTRLPAALFVVDVKREHIAVAEAHRLGIPVFAMCDTNSNPDEVDFAIPANDDAYKSIALITLAIGRAIEEGLMERKQDKDDQRVQEEEEAKRVEDLAQARAEGETAAPEATAPVAEVAEDEQEA from the coding sequence ATGGCACAAATCGAATATAAAGACCTCCTCGACGCTGGTGTACACTTCGGACACTTAACGCGTAAGTGGGACCCCCGGATGGCTCCGTATATCTTCATGGAGAAAAACGGCATCCACATTATTGACCTCAACAAAACGGTTGCTGCTCTCGATGAAGCCTGCAATGCTATTAAAGGCATTGTACGCTCGGGCCGCAAGGTGATGTTCGTGGCAACTAAAAAACAGGCGCAGGAAATTGTTTCGGAAGAAGCGCGTCGCCTGAAGATGCCCTACGTTACCGACCGTTGGCAGGGTGGTATGCTCACCAACTTCGCCACAATCCGCAAGTCGTTGAAAAAAATGCAGACGCTTGACAAAATGCTGAAAGACGAGGAGACCGTCAAGAGCATTGCCAAGCGCGAGCGTTTGACCAGAAGCCGCGAAAAAGAGAAACTGGAGCGCGTATTGGGCGGTATTGCCGACCTGACCCGCCTGCCTGCTGCTTTGTTCGTGGTGGATGTGAAGCGTGAACACATTGCCGTAGCCGAAGCGCATCGGCTGGGTATTCCTGTGTTTGCTATGTGCGATACCAACTCGAACCCCGATGAGGTAGATTTCGCCATTCCCGCCAACGACGATGCTTACAAATCCATCGCGCTCATCACGCTGGCTATTGGGCGAGCCATCGAAGAGGGCCTTATGGAGCGTAAGCAGGATAAAGACGATCAGCGCGTTCAGGAGGAGGAAGAAGCCAAGCGGGTTGAAGACCTTGCTCAGGCCCGCGCCGAAGGTGAAACCGCTGCCCCTGAAGCAACGGCTCCTGTAGCCGAAGTAGCTGAAGACGAGCAGGAAGCATAA
- the rplM gene encoding 50S ribosomal protein L13, with protein sequence MNTLSYKTISANKETAQKDWVVVDAQGEVLGRLASQIARLIRGKHKTNFTPHVDCGDNVIVINADKVRLTGSKMTDKVYVRHTGYPGGQRFASPRLLLEKHPERIIEHAVRGMLPKNRLGRRLFTNLHVYAGEKHPHDAQQPTVVKF encoded by the coding sequence GTGAATACGCTCAGTTACAAAACTATCTCTGCCAACAAAGAAACGGCGCAGAAGGATTGGGTTGTGGTTGACGCACAAGGCGAAGTACTTGGCCGGTTAGCCAGCCAGATTGCCCGCCTGATTCGCGGCAAGCACAAAACCAACTTCACGCCCCACGTTGATTGCGGGGATAACGTGATCGTCATCAATGCCGACAAGGTGCGCCTGACCGGCTCGAAGATGACCGACAAAGTGTACGTTCGGCACACGGGCTATCCCGGTGGTCAACGTTTCGCATCGCCCCGGCTGCTGCTCGAAAAGCACCCGGAGCGGATCATCGAACATGCCGTGCGCGGTATGTTGCCCAAAAATCGTCTGGGTCGCCGGTTGTTCACCAACCTGCACGTTTACGCCGGTGAAAAACACCCCCACGATGCACAGCAACCCACAGTCGTTAAATTCTAA
- a CDS encoding FecR family protein: MTPANLEYILYELFAGRATPLQKKLIEGWLREPGNEEVYYYYVAKWETEHRQYDPDTPTALSDYEAFIAGRKPFAYQSQSGNQQPVVRQLNSRWVWRIAASILLVAGLWLTRATWAYERYSVPFGQMRAVPLRDGSTVTLNAHSTLRVPRFAALRRMLGRTDREVWLDGEGFFSIARTTDNQRFVVHTSRLDVQVLGTKFNVSTRRGKTEVVLNEGKVQLFTRPGGQEKPRSLLMQPGDLASLTPGDTLFRKTTVKPEVRTAWRTNRLVFDETPLSQVAQQIEDYYGIRVVIGNRELARRELTGTLPNNDLNVVLKTLSVSYNLAVDRQDDRIILR, translated from the coding sequence ATGACCCCCGCTAATCTGGAATACATCCTCTATGAGTTGTTTGCCGGTCGGGCAACGCCCCTTCAAAAGAAATTAATTGAAGGCTGGCTGCGCGAACCGGGCAACGAGGAGGTGTATTATTACTACGTTGCCAAATGGGAAACCGAACACCGGCAGTACGACCCCGACACACCCACGGCCTTGAGCGACTACGAAGCGTTCATAGCCGGGCGAAAACCGTTTGCCTACCAAAGCCAATCCGGCAATCAACAGCCCGTTGTTCGGCAGCTCAACAGCCGCTGGGTCTGGCGTATTGCGGCATCTATACTGCTCGTGGCCGGGCTGTGGCTGACCCGCGCAACCTGGGCCTATGAACGCTACAGCGTTCCGTTCGGACAAATGCGGGCCGTGCCTTTGAGGGATGGCAGCACCGTTACGCTCAACGCCCATTCAACGCTGCGGGTGCCGCGTTTTGCCGCTCTTCGGCGGATGCTGGGCCGTACTGATCGCGAAGTGTGGCTCGACGGTGAAGGTTTTTTTAGCATTGCCCGCACAACTGATAATCAGCGATTTGTAGTTCATACGTCGCGGCTGGACGTGCAGGTGCTGGGTACGAAGTTCAACGTCAGTACACGCCGGGGCAAAACCGAAGTGGTGTTGAACGAAGGTAAGGTTCAGCTTTTTACTCGTCCGGGAGGGCAGGAGAAACCGCGTTCGTTGCTGATGCAGCCGGGCGATCTGGCGAGCCTGACGCCCGGCGATACGCTCTTCCGTAAAACGACCGTGAAGCCCGAAGTCCGCACGGCCTGGCGCACGAATCGGCTCGTTTTCGATGAAACGCCCCTCAGTCAGGTGGCCCAGCAAATTGAAGATTACTACGGTATTCGGGTCGTTATCGGCAACCGCGAACTGGCCCGGCGCGAACTGACCGGCACCCTGCCCAATAATGATTTGAACGTAGTGCTGAAAACCCTCTCGGTATCGTATAACCTCGCCGTCGACCGGCAGGATGACCGAATTATTCTGCGGTGA
- a CDS encoding SusC/RagA family TonB-linked outer membrane protein, producing the protein MNYYYRTGLWCSVLTLVLCQQIPALAQETVSTRHRLETAPGNKQRPLRDALLDLERRFKVYFTYESRLIRSKTVRADLQPEATLDASLLQVLQPHGLRYERISPTYYSIVNESAKTPAHLNRKTADIGVGPLLNTSVVRPTELGRTTDALTLPGRIADMTQQTVSGVVTDENNAPMVGVTVAEKGTTNGTVTDNRGRYSLSVRDERATLVFSFIGYAAREVVVGNQTVINPKLAPDTKALNEVVVVGYGTQRRASVTGAVDQVGQEAIQGRPVINVSQALQGISPNLVVQQNSAEPGAPLNINIRGISTLGNNSPLIIIDGIPGSLDVLNPSDIETISVLKDAGSAAIYGSRSANGVILVTTKKGSKTGRTNVSYNGSYGVQTPALLRRPVESWEYAVLKNEALVNSGLPAPFTPDQIAQFNRQGSYGWYLDEILKQQAPQQNHNLSVSGGNAQTTYHISAGYLNQNSQFKGPDFGLKRYNYRLNLTHQTGPVRLTSILAYSRTQIKEHAFDTGFIVADAARMPRTYPITDSLGRYVLSPILSESNPLALLEKGGTRQYDNDNVYGNVSAEWEVVKGFKLRGLFGGELNANHQYQFQRAINYLPYVGGTANTASIKDENQKSLFTNLQLMAQYDTQVKQHAISALLGFSNEGYTSQFNRVEKRDVDNDLGTDLSRTVVLPSTVNTNANTDFRTGQNALSSVFGRVNYSFADRYIAEFNFRYDGSSRFAAGNRWGFFPSVAAAWRLTEESFARGLRDRFGDWKLRASFGVLGNQNVGDFQYQSTYFAVPNVYAFNNAPVAGTGISLANPNITWERAQTFNLGLDAAVLRNRLTFSLDYFDKLTRDILINPSVPGLFGGNQGTINGAFPNAVPDFNAAQVRNQGWEVSATYRQTVGQARHSLTLNVADSRNRVVRLDGQTNINQIGELAIILKEGLPVRSYFGYQTDGYFQNLEQLQTGPFPSFVNQADLRPGDIRYKDQNGDGIINENDRVVLGNPFPRYTFGATYNVTWKGFDLNLFVQGVGRRAMFLRGEAFQPFHGPYVDAIFKHQTDYWTPVSPNAAYPRLTIGSASNNNYGVGSNFFLQNAAYARLKNVQFGYTLPGTLTRKIGLSRARIYYTGQNLVTLTRMQVGIDPESSEFNSNLGYADGKANSGRIYPNPMFNGLGLDLTF; encoded by the coding sequence ATGAACTACTATTATCGAACCGGACTTTGGTGCAGCGTATTGACATTGGTACTTTGCCAACAAATACCTGCACTGGCCCAGGAAACCGTTTCGACCCGACACCGGCTCGAAACGGCCCCTGGCAATAAACAGCGGCCCCTGCGCGACGCCCTGCTTGACCTTGAACGACGCTTTAAGGTGTACTTTACCTACGAAAGCCGCCTGATTCGTAGCAAAACCGTGCGGGCCGACCTCCAACCCGAAGCAACGCTCGACGCCAGTCTGCTACAGGTGTTGCAACCGCACGGTCTACGCTACGAACGCATTAGCCCCACGTACTACTCTATCGTAAACGAAAGTGCGAAAACACCTGCTCACCTCAACCGCAAAACCGCCGACATTGGCGTTGGACCGCTGTTAAATACCAGCGTTGTTCGCCCCACCGAATTGGGCCGGACAACCGATGCGCTGACCTTACCGGGGCGCATAGCCGATATGACGCAACAGACGGTTTCGGGTGTAGTGACAGATGAAAACAACGCGCCCATGGTGGGCGTAACAGTAGCCGAAAAAGGAACCACAAACGGTACCGTTACCGACAACCGGGGCCGCTACAGTCTGAGCGTTCGCGACGAGCGGGCTACGCTGGTGTTTTCGTTTATCGGGTATGCAGCCCGCGAAGTAGTTGTTGGTAATCAGACGGTTATTAATCCGAAACTTGCCCCCGACACCAAAGCTCTTAACGAAGTGGTCGTGGTGGGCTACGGCACCCAACGCCGGGCCAGTGTAACGGGCGCGGTCGATCAGGTGGGGCAGGAGGCTATTCAGGGGCGGCCCGTCATCAACGTATCGCAGGCATTGCAGGGTATTTCGCCGAACCTCGTGGTGCAGCAAAATTCTGCCGAACCGGGGGCACCACTCAACATCAACATTCGGGGAATCAGCACATTAGGCAACAACAGCCCGCTCATCATTATCGACGGTATTCCCGGTTCGCTCGACGTGCTGAACCCGTCGGACATTGAAACGATTTCGGTGCTGAAAGATGCCGGGTCAGCCGCTATTTACGGGTCGCGGTCGGCCAACGGGGTGATTTTGGTGACGACCAAGAAAGGCTCGAAAACGGGCCGCACCAATGTCAGCTACAACGGCAGCTACGGCGTTCAGACGCCCGCGCTGCTGCGTCGGCCCGTGGAGTCGTGGGAATATGCCGTGCTGAAAAACGAAGCGTTGGTCAATTCCGGCCTGCCCGCGCCCTTCACACCCGACCAGATTGCCCAGTTCAACCGGCAGGGGTCTTACGGCTGGTACTTAGACGAGATTCTGAAGCAACAGGCTCCGCAGCAGAACCACAACCTGAGCGTGTCGGGTGGCAATGCGCAAACTACGTACCACATTTCGGCGGGTTATCTGAACCAGAACAGCCAGTTTAAAGGCCCTGATTTTGGTTTGAAACGCTACAACTACCGCCTGAATCTGACCCACCAGACCGGTCCCGTTCGGCTGACGAGCATTCTGGCCTACTCGCGAACGCAGATCAAAGAACACGCCTTCGACACGGGCTTCATTGTGGCCGATGCCGCCCGGATGCCCCGCACCTACCCCATCACCGACTCGCTGGGCCGCTACGTGCTGTCGCCGATTTTGTCGGAAAGCAACCCGCTGGCCCTGCTCGAAAAAGGCGGTACGCGGCAATACGACAACGATAACGTGTATGGCAACGTATCGGCAGAATGGGAAGTAGTGAAAGGCTTTAAACTGCGTGGGCTGTTCGGGGGCGAACTGAACGCCAACCACCAGTATCAGTTTCAGCGGGCCATCAACTACCTGCCCTACGTGGGCGGCACGGCCAACACGGCCAGCATCAAAGACGAAAACCAGAAGTCGCTGTTTACAAACCTGCAACTGATGGCGCAGTACGACACGCAGGTGAAACAACACGCCATCAGTGCCTTGCTCGGCTTCTCGAACGAAGGCTACACCAGCCAGTTCAACCGGGTCGAAAAACGCGACGTCGACAACGATCTTGGCACCGACCTGTCGCGCACGGTGGTGCTGCCCAGCACGGTAAATACCAACGCCAACACGGATTTCCGCACGGGTCAAAACGCGCTGTCGAGCGTATTCGGGCGGGTGAATTACTCATTTGCCGACCGCTACATTGCTGAATTTAACTTCCGTTACGATGGTTCGTCGCGCTTTGCGGCTGGCAACCGGTGGGGCTTTTTTCCGTCGGTGGCAGCAGCGTGGCGGCTGACCGAAGAGAGCTTCGCACGCGGCCTGCGCGACCGTTTCGGCGACTGGAAACTGCGGGCGTCGTTTGGGGTGCTGGGCAATCAGAACGTGGGCGATTTTCAGTACCAAAGCACTTATTTCGCTGTGCCAAACGTGTATGCCTTCAACAACGCGCCAGTGGCTGGCACGGGCATCAGCCTGGCAAACCCCAACATTACCTGGGAACGGGCGCAGACGTTTAACCTCGGTTTAGACGCGGCTGTGCTGCGAAACCGGCTGACGTTCTCGCTCGATTACTTCGACAAGCTGACCCGCGACATTCTTATCAACCCCTCGGTGCCGGGCCTGTTTGGCGGCAATCAGGGCACCATCAACGGCGCGTTTCCCAATGCCGTGCCCGACTTCAACGCGGCTCAGGTACGCAATCAGGGTTGGGAAGTGTCGGCTACGTACCGGCAAACCGTTGGGCAGGCCCGCCACAGCCTGACGCTGAACGTGGCCGACAGCCGCAACCGCGTGGTTCGGCTCGATGGGCAGACCAACATCAACCAGATTGGCGAGTTGGCAATCATTTTGAAAGAGGGGTTGCCGGTGCGGTCGTATTTTGGGTATCAGACCGATGGCTACTTTCAGAACCTCGAACAGTTGCAGACCGGGCCATTTCCGTCGTTCGTGAATCAGGCCGATTTGCGACCGGGCGACATCCGTTACAAAGACCAGAACGGCGATGGCATCATCAACGAAAACGACCGGGTGGTGCTGGGCAATCCGTTTCCGCGCTACACCTTCGGGGCCACCTACAACGTGACCTGGAAAGGCTTCGACCTCAACCTGTTTGTGCAGGGCGTTGGTCGGCGGGCCATGTTTTTGCGGGGCGAAGCGTTCCAGCCCTTCCACGGTCCCTACGTCGATGCCATTTTCAAGCACCAGACCGATTACTGGACACCCGTAAGCCCCAACGCGGCTTACCCGCGCCTGACTATCGGTTCGGCCTCGAACAATAACTACGGCGTTGGCTCTAATTTTTTCCTGCAAAACGCAGCATATGCCCGGCTGAAAAACGTGCAGTTCGGCTATACGCTGCCGGGTACGCTGACCCGCAAAATCGGCCTGAGTCGCGCCCGCATCTATTACACCGGACAGAACCTCGTGACGCTGACCCGGATGCAGGTGGGTATCGACCCTGAATCGTCGGAGTTTAACAGCAACCTCGGCTATGCCGATGGCAAAGCCAACAGCGGTCGCATTTACCCGAATCCCATGTTCAACGGACTTGGCCTGGATTTAACATTTTAA
- a CDS encoding RNA polymerase sigma-70 factor, whose amino-acid sequence MYEPFPMNQPANASDVPVLLPASDPTVSSVRMIDDEALVRQLFQTNPEQGCSWLFRRYHAPLCNHALRFVYTREVAEDIVGEVFCNFWTERAFERITTSYRAYLFKAVRNRAYNYLRWEFARRGDELDTAGSFPDGASAALKDTDPTSPADALQFDELYATINQTIADLPPQCRRVFLMSRFEQKPYRDIADELGISVKAVEANVSRALTTLRRVLKNGFLAFLFFLSMY is encoded by the coding sequence TTGTACGAACCCTTCCCCATGAACCAACCGGCCAACGCTTCCGACGTACCCGTTCTGCTGCCGGCATCTGACCCAACGGTATCGTCGGTGCGTATGATTGACGACGAAGCCTTAGTGCGCCAACTGTTTCAGACCAATCCCGAGCAGGGCTGTAGCTGGCTGTTCAGGCGGTATCATGCCCCGCTCTGCAACCACGCTCTGCGGTTCGTTTATACAAGGGAAGTGGCCGAAGACATTGTGGGTGAGGTCTTTTGTAACTTCTGGACCGAACGGGCGTTCGAGCGTATAACGACCTCATACCGGGCATATCTGTTCAAAGCCGTGCGCAACCGGGCCTACAATTACCTGCGCTGGGAGTTTGCCCGCCGGGGCGACGAACTCGACACCGCCGGTTCGTTTCCCGATGGCGCGTCGGCTGCGCTGAAAGATACCGACCCGACTTCACCCGCCGACGCCCTCCAATTCGATGAACTCTATGCAACCATCAATCAAACCATTGCCGACCTGCCCCCGCAGTGTCGCCGGGTGTTTCTGATGAGCCGCTTCGAGCAGAAACCCTACCGCGACATTGCCGACGAACTGGGCATCAGTGTAAAAGCCGTCGAAGCTAACGTCAGCCGGGCACTCACCACCCTGCGCCGGGTACTTAAAAATGGATTTCTTGCCTTCCTCTTTTTCCTAAGTATGTATTGA
- the rpsI gene encoding 30S ribosomal protein S9, with translation MDRINTIGRRKTAISRIYMSAGNGAITVNGKDYKQYFPTEVLQIILNQPFATVNGVGGYDVKVNVRGGGVAGQAEATRMAIARALVELNAEFRPALKKEGFLTRDSRMVERKKYGRAKARRRFQFSKR, from the coding sequence ATGGATCGTATTAACACCATTGGCCGCCGGAAAACCGCCATTAGCCGCATTTATATGTCGGCAGGCAACGGGGCTATCACGGTAAACGGGAAAGATTACAAACAATATTTCCCTACCGAAGTACTGCAAATTATTCTGAACCAGCCCTTTGCGACCGTAAATGGCGTAGGTGGCTACGATGTGAAGGTAAACGTTCGTGGTGGGGGTGTGGCCGGTCAGGCCGAAGCAACCCGCATGGCAATTGCCCGCGCATTGGTCGAACTCAACGCTGAGTTCCGCCCGGCCCTCAAGAAAGAAGGCTTCCTGACACGGGATTCGCGTATGGTAGAACGGAAAAAATACGGTCGCGCCAAAGCCCGTCGTCGGTTCCAGTTCTCGAAACGCTAA
- the tsf gene encoding translation elongation factor Ts gives MAITAADVNKLRQETGAGMMDCKKALTEADGDFDKAKEILRKQGQKIADKRADNATAEGIVLAHVSEDGTSGRVIALACETEPVSKVADFQNLAMAVMSTAVATHATDKEALLATPQADGRTLQDHITDLMGKIGEKIDVVSFESVSADKVVSYIHSNGKLGVLVGLSNTNGTDVVEVGKDIAMQIAAMKPIALDKDGVDATVIEREIEIGKEQARQEGKPEAMLEKIALGKLNKFYKENTLLNQEFVKDNSLTISQLLEKTSKGLTVSAFKRVAIG, from the coding sequence ATGGCAATTACTGCTGCTGACGTAAACAAACTTCGGCAAGAGACCGGAGCCGGCATGATGGACTGTAAAAAAGCCCTGACCGAGGCCGACGGTGATTTTGACAAAGCAAAGGAGATTCTGCGTAAGCAGGGTCAGAAAATAGCCGATAAGCGGGCCGATAACGCGACCGCCGAAGGTATTGTACTGGCGCACGTAAGCGAAGACGGCACAAGTGGCAGAGTGATTGCCCTGGCCTGCGAAACCGAGCCGGTATCGAAAGTAGCCGATTTTCAGAACCTGGCAATGGCTGTGATGAGTACGGCTGTAGCAACCCACGCCACCGACAAAGAGGCTTTGCTGGCAACCCCACAGGCCGATGGCCGCACCTTGCAGGATCATATTACCGATCTGATGGGTAAAATCGGCGAGAAGATCGATGTCGTTTCGTTTGAGAGCGTATCAGCCGATAAAGTGGTGTCGTATATCCACTCGAATGGTAAGCTCGGCGTACTGGTCGGCCTGAGCAATACCAACGGCACCGACGTGGTGGAAGTTGGCAAAGATATTGCTATGCAGATTGCCGCCATGAAACCCATTGCACTGGATAAAGACGGAGTCGATGCCACGGTGATCGAGCGTGAAATTGAAATCGGCAAAGAGCAGGCTCGTCAGGAAGGCAAGCCCGAGGCTATGCTGGAGAAGATTGCACTGGGTAAACTGAATAAGTTCTATAAAGAAAATACGCTGTTAAATCAGGAGTTCGTAAAAGACAACTCATTGACGATTTCGCAGTTGTTAGAGAAAACCAGCAAAGGGTTGACCGTGTCGGCCTTCAAACGGGTGGCTATTGGTTAG